One Dreissena polymorpha isolate Duluth1 chromosome 9, UMN_Dpol_1.0, whole genome shotgun sequence genomic window carries:
- the LOC127843569 gene encoding uncharacterized protein LOC127843569 isoform X3 produces MDFHYDTFIEDEAVDECDQIRAVTKKTWLNTASVTLANLDKVKPSVYNFGLADPQDLKATNLSQRKPKDVNLGEGTGPELNNNSDSSRALKAWGSNHSVPELINQYTSATPALPKPLRPASAKYSNGRLRPPSGKRPRPQSAKATVEDGIVSENLFGATKQRRKYIIVKGAKYDPNGRPPKGVPQSHGLGWVGPPAGLKYPDRPPDGKSWTMELPLEDDLHGEQGQGHMGGPSITAFNHEVPPAPHGTPEPSSPEPLEKTKRIFELYIGDPYKTSTDHAENDADLYESSDDEDLFLPASPVNLADQYVNHNEHTTPGHASSQQTANQRESLRLELPTADDDYDEIDEVDTERLLAEAESVSQQFDLQSIIAANRNLQANQNQSAVNSSTHLQQSTNQNEPDSNHYSTGKESPSLDENTSKKKAEELVSEIIHENGLQFDKKAKYCNPDKGRHERSGVKFNEDVTTVNITPRNMGRKVEDLHHSKKKQGHHKPDNFVDLIEIKNRIEPVLSTGKAEFSERENLSPKSKPSIQPRPPSGKQCSPLSDANRVQPSQSNLKKSGVHHLTATNGLGQNKQPMQNRPRSAPLNRSAKPITTVTVDYGEIEPKVEEKPKGDKKKVRKTRDDVLTMMEALSMDESDSNAFLKSVLEKKAKNQYIVANKELLKQHSNETSATNLVSAPIVYKSDPEKNYYEISRHSSLSHADTDLRGEEQNIPSGTVIKTTKTIEFDEMEPKEIAVKCTIDPHVVISKEMEKSVTLNHEWNSRKPARRPSSAKPPVPKKPTEGEGHDRPGSRLGFVAMETDLSPREGTENKPKRPTSAPVSHKPVSASLKNKQVKDRLLQERREKQARSSAGEQLSSPVKTRSTSGDVQSCSVETSEDQHSGRAETLSISGPSDILGQTSVSKKVSQREKEERERVIDNLLDRTKTLVDEEEKNENVEVPDPTPETKKRKPRPMSAHVGSIDTCQGHSRKVTTPVGKRPMSTSAAKNDRHYASYARTGSAGLRAKRPSSGKHKVTLTKPVIITSNTPYFEEETEEDIACQELERKLAEKGVSVSAATLQRALYPPSGRTKYYQISADLPRKPSLTLLSHPKTWLPEEYKQLQRAEKNLARANEIMFLKEKAEKRRAYLASLTEEQKKKLKKRKGKKGGKKLRRSKTTL; encoded by the exons ACTTGGCTGAACACGGCTTCTGTGACCTTGGCAAATTTAGACAAAGTGAAACCTAGTGTGTACAACTTTGGTTTGGCCGATCCCCAGGATCTGAAGGCCACCAACCTTTCACAGAGGAAACCCAAGGATGTCAATTTAGGGGAGGGGACTGGGCCAGAGTTGAACAATAATAGTGACTCAAGCAGGGCTTTGAAGGCATG GGGAAGCAACCATTCTGTGCCGGAACTTATCAACCAGTATACGTCTGCTACACCAGCCCTGCCCAAGCCTTTGCGACCAGCCAGTGCTAAATATAGTAACGGCAGACTCCGCCCACCGAGCGGGAAGAGGCCACGGCCCCAGAGTGCCAAGGCAACTGTGGAAGATGGGATTGTGTCAGAAAACTTATTTGGTG CAACTAAACAGAGAAGGAAATATATCATTG TGAAAGGAGCGAAGTATGACCCGAATGGTCGGCCTCCCAAGGGTGTGCCCCAGAGTCATGGGCTGGGCTGGGTGGGACCCCCAGCAGGGCTCAAATACCCGGACAGACCACCGGATG GCAAGAGCTGGACCATGGAGCTGCCATTAGAAGATGACCTTCATGGTgagcaaggtcaaggtcatatgggCGGACCCTCTATCACAGCCTTCAATCACGAGGTGCCCCCAGCCCCACATGGCACACCTGAGCCCTCCTCACCAGAACCACTTGAAAA AACCAAGAGAATATTTGAGCTGTACATTGGTGACCCTTACAAGACCTCCACTGACCATGCAGAAAATGATGCAGACTTGTATGAAAGCTCTGATGATGAGGACCTGTTTCTTCCAGCTTCACCTGTTAATCTAGCAGATCAATATGTCAATCACAATGAGCACACCACCCCTGGACACGCCTCCAGTCAACAGACAGCCAATCAGCGGGAGTCTTTGAGACTGGAACTGCCcactgctgatgatgattatgatgagaTTGATGAGGTGGACACTGAAAG attattgGCTGAAGCAGAATCAGTTTCCCAGCAGTTTGACCTTCAGAGTATCATAGCTGCAAACAGGAATCTCCAAGCCAATCAGAATCAGTCTGCAGTGAATAGCTCCACCCACCTTCAACAGTCAACCAATCAGAATGAACCAGACAGCAATCATTATTCAACTGGAAAGGAAAGTCCTTCCTTGGATGAAAATACTAGCAAGAAAAAAGCAGAGGAGCTTGTAAGTGAGATCATACATGAGAATGGGTTACAATTTGACAAGAAGGCAAAATATTGTAATCCTGACAAAGGTCGACATGAAAGGTCAGGGGTCAAATTCAACGAGGATGTGACTACAGTGAACATCACACCAAGGAACATGGGCAGAAAAGTGGAGGACCTCCATCACAGCAAAAAGAAACAGGGCCACCATAAACCTGACAATTTTGTGGATCTTATTGAAATCAAAAACAGGATTGAACCAGTGTTGAGCACAGGTAAAGCAGAATTCTCTGAGAGAGAAAATCTTTCACCAAAGTCCAAACCAAGCATTCAGCCTAGACCTCCTTCTGGTAAGCAATGCTCACCACTCAGTGACGCAAATCGTGTCCAGCCCTCACAAAGTAACTTAAAAAAGAGTGGTGTTCACCATCTGACTGCAACAAATGGACTGGGCCAAAATAAACAGCCAATGCAGAACAGGCCTAGATCTGCACCATTGAACCGCTCAGCAAAACCCATAACTACAGTAACTGTTGACTATGGGGAAATAGAACCCAAAGTAGAGGAAAAACCCAAAGGTGACAAAAAGAAAGTTAGAAAAACAAGGGATGATGTTTTAACCATGATGGAAGCACTGTCCATGGATGAAAGTGATTCAAATGCATTTCTTAAATCAGTACTTGAGAAGAAGGCCAAAAATCAGTATATAGTTGCAAATAAAGAGTTGTTAAAGCAGCACTCCAATGAAACTTCTGCAACTAATTTAGTTAGTGCTCCAATTGTGTACAAATCAGATCCTGAGAAAAACTACTACGAAATTTCAAGACATTCAAGTTTATCTCATGCTGACACAGATCTGAGAGGAGAGGAACAAAACATACCAAGTGGTACAGTTATCAAGACTACAAAAACAATAGAATTTGATGAAATGGAACCTAAAGAGATAGCAGTCAAATGTACTATTGATCCACATGTTGTCATTAGTAAAGAAATGGAAAAATCAGTTACTTTGAATCATGAGTGGAACTCTAGAAAACCAGCTAGAAGACCTTCTAGTGCAAAG CCTCCAGTACCCAAGAAGCCCACAGAAGGTGAAGGTCATGACAGACCAGGGTCAAGGCTGGGGtttgttgccatggaaactgACCTTTCACCAAGAGAGGGCACAGAAAATAAACCAAAG AGGCCCACATCTGCCCCAGTGTCTCATAAACCAGTCTCAGCATCGCTCAAAAACAAGCAGGTGAAAGACAGGCTGCTACAAGAGCGCCGGGAGAAGCAGGCAAGGTCTTCAGCCGGGGAGCAGTTGTCTAGTCCAGTTAAGACAAGGTCAACATCTGGAGACGTGCAGTCTTGTTCAGTTGAGACATCAGAAGACCAGCATTCCGGTCGGGCTGAGACACTGTCCATATCCGGTCCAAGTGACATCCTGGGGCAGACGTCAGTCAGTAAGAAGGTGTCACAGAGAGAGAAGGAGGAGAGGGAGAGGGTCATAGACAATCTGCTGGACAGAACCAAAACACTGGTGGATGAAGAGGAGAAAAATGAG AATGTTGAGGTTCCTGACCCTACACCCGAAACAAAAAAACGAAAACCTCGCCCTATGTCTGCACATGTTGGTTCAATTGACAC CTGTCAAGGCCATTCTAGGAAAGTGACCACGCCGGTTGGAAAGCGACCAATGTCGACTTCTGCTGCAAAAAATGATA GGCACTACGCATCATACGCCCGGACTGGCTCAGCAGGCTTACGAGCCAAGAGACCGTCGTCAGGGAAACACAAGGTCACCCTCACCAAACCAGTCATCATCACTAGCAACACTCCATACTTT GAGGAGGAGACGGAGGAAGACATTGCATGTCAGGAACTGGAGAGAAAACTGGCTGAGAAAGGAGTCAGTGTGTCTGCTGCCACTCTGCAGAG GGCCCTGTACCCTCCATCAGGGAGGACCAAGTATTACCAGATATCTGCTGACCTGCCCAGAAAGCCTTCATTGAC TCTTCTAAGTCACCCAAAGACGTGGCTTCCAGAGGAGTACAAGCAGCTGCAGAGAGCTGAAAAGAACTTGG CACGAGCCAATGAAATCATGTTCCTCAAAGAGAAGGCAGAGAAACGACGTGCATATCTGGCCTCCTTAACTGAAGAGCAGAAAAAGAAACTAAAGAAAAGGAAGGGTAAAAAGGGAGGAAAGAAACTGAGGAGAAGCAAGACTACTTTATGA
- the LOC127843569 gene encoding uncharacterized protein LOC127843569 isoform X2, whose product MDFHYDTFIEDEAVDECDQIRAVTKKLKLKRVNVEEKKETWLNTASVTLANLDKVKPSVYNFGLADPQDLKATNLSQRKPKDVNLGEGTGPELNNNSDSSRALKAWGSNHSVPELINQYTSATPALPKPLRPASAKYSNGRLRPPSGKRPRPQSAKATVEDGIVSENLFGVKGAKYDPNGRPPKGVPQSHGLGWVGPPAGLKYPDRPPDGKSWTMELPLEDDLHGEQGQGHMGGPSITAFNHEVPPAPHGTPEPSSPEPLEKTKRIFELYIGDPYKTSTDHAENDADLYESSDDEDLFLPASPVNLADQYVNHNEHTTPGHASSQQTANQRESLRLELPTADDDYDEIDEVDTERLLAEAESVSQQFDLQSIIAANRNLQANQNQSAVNSSTHLQQSTNQNEPDSNHYSTGKESPSLDENTSKKKAEELVSEIIHENGLQFDKKAKYCNPDKGRHERSGVKFNEDVTTVNITPRNMGRKVEDLHHSKKKQGHHKPDNFVDLIEIKNRIEPVLSTGKAEFSERENLSPKSKPSIQPRPPSGKQCSPLSDANRVQPSQSNLKKSGVHHLTATNGLGQNKQPMQNRPRSAPLNRSAKPITTVTVDYGEIEPKVEEKPKGDKKKVRKTRDDVLTMMEALSMDESDSNAFLKSVLEKKAKNQYIVANKELLKQHSNETSATNLVSAPIVYKSDPEKNYYEISRHSSLSHADTDLRGEEQNIPSGTVIKTTKTIEFDEMEPKEIAVKCTIDPHVVISKEMEKSVTLNHEWNSRKPARRPSSAKPPVPKKPTEGEGHDRPGSRLGFVAMETDLSPREGTENKPKRPTSAPVSHKPVSASLKNKQVKDRLLQERREKQARSSAGEQLSSPVKTRSTSGDVQSCSVETSEDQHSGRAETLSISGPSDILGQTSVSKKVSQREKEERERVIDNLLDRTKTLVDEEEKNENVEVPDPTPETKKRKPRPMSAHVGSIDTCQGHSRKVTTPVGKRPMSTSAAKNDRHYASYARTGSAGLRAKRPSSGKHKVTLTKPVIITSNTPYFEEETEEDIACQELERKLAEKGVSVSAATLQRALYPPSGRTKYYQISADLPRKPSLTLLSHPKTWLPEEYKQLQRAEKNLARANEIMFLKEKAEKRRAYLASLTEEQKKKLKKRKGKKGGKKLRRSKTTL is encoded by the exons ttgaaattaaAGCGTGTGAATGTAGAGGAAAAGAAAGAG ACTTGGCTGAACACGGCTTCTGTGACCTTGGCAAATTTAGACAAAGTGAAACCTAGTGTGTACAACTTTGGTTTGGCCGATCCCCAGGATCTGAAGGCCACCAACCTTTCACAGAGGAAACCCAAGGATGTCAATTTAGGGGAGGGGACTGGGCCAGAGTTGAACAATAATAGTGACTCAAGCAGGGCTTTGAAGGCATG GGGAAGCAACCATTCTGTGCCGGAACTTATCAACCAGTATACGTCTGCTACACCAGCCCTGCCCAAGCCTTTGCGACCAGCCAGTGCTAAATATAGTAACGGCAGACTCCGCCCACCGAGCGGGAAGAGGCCACGGCCCCAGAGTGCCAAGGCAACTGTGGAAGATGGGATTGTGTCAGAAAACTTATTTGGTG TGAAAGGAGCGAAGTATGACCCGAATGGTCGGCCTCCCAAGGGTGTGCCCCAGAGTCATGGGCTGGGCTGGGTGGGACCCCCAGCAGGGCTCAAATACCCGGACAGACCACCGGATG GCAAGAGCTGGACCATGGAGCTGCCATTAGAAGATGACCTTCATGGTgagcaaggtcaaggtcatatgggCGGACCCTCTATCACAGCCTTCAATCACGAGGTGCCCCCAGCCCCACATGGCACACCTGAGCCCTCCTCACCAGAACCACTTGAAAA AACCAAGAGAATATTTGAGCTGTACATTGGTGACCCTTACAAGACCTCCACTGACCATGCAGAAAATGATGCAGACTTGTATGAAAGCTCTGATGATGAGGACCTGTTTCTTCCAGCTTCACCTGTTAATCTAGCAGATCAATATGTCAATCACAATGAGCACACCACCCCTGGACACGCCTCCAGTCAACAGACAGCCAATCAGCGGGAGTCTTTGAGACTGGAACTGCCcactgctgatgatgattatgatgagaTTGATGAGGTGGACACTGAAAG attattgGCTGAAGCAGAATCAGTTTCCCAGCAGTTTGACCTTCAGAGTATCATAGCTGCAAACAGGAATCTCCAAGCCAATCAGAATCAGTCTGCAGTGAATAGCTCCACCCACCTTCAACAGTCAACCAATCAGAATGAACCAGACAGCAATCATTATTCAACTGGAAAGGAAAGTCCTTCCTTGGATGAAAATACTAGCAAGAAAAAAGCAGAGGAGCTTGTAAGTGAGATCATACATGAGAATGGGTTACAATTTGACAAGAAGGCAAAATATTGTAATCCTGACAAAGGTCGACATGAAAGGTCAGGGGTCAAATTCAACGAGGATGTGACTACAGTGAACATCACACCAAGGAACATGGGCAGAAAAGTGGAGGACCTCCATCACAGCAAAAAGAAACAGGGCCACCATAAACCTGACAATTTTGTGGATCTTATTGAAATCAAAAACAGGATTGAACCAGTGTTGAGCACAGGTAAAGCAGAATTCTCTGAGAGAGAAAATCTTTCACCAAAGTCCAAACCAAGCATTCAGCCTAGACCTCCTTCTGGTAAGCAATGCTCACCACTCAGTGACGCAAATCGTGTCCAGCCCTCACAAAGTAACTTAAAAAAGAGTGGTGTTCACCATCTGACTGCAACAAATGGACTGGGCCAAAATAAACAGCCAATGCAGAACAGGCCTAGATCTGCACCATTGAACCGCTCAGCAAAACCCATAACTACAGTAACTGTTGACTATGGGGAAATAGAACCCAAAGTAGAGGAAAAACCCAAAGGTGACAAAAAGAAAGTTAGAAAAACAAGGGATGATGTTTTAACCATGATGGAAGCACTGTCCATGGATGAAAGTGATTCAAATGCATTTCTTAAATCAGTACTTGAGAAGAAGGCCAAAAATCAGTATATAGTTGCAAATAAAGAGTTGTTAAAGCAGCACTCCAATGAAACTTCTGCAACTAATTTAGTTAGTGCTCCAATTGTGTACAAATCAGATCCTGAGAAAAACTACTACGAAATTTCAAGACATTCAAGTTTATCTCATGCTGACACAGATCTGAGAGGAGAGGAACAAAACATACCAAGTGGTACAGTTATCAAGACTACAAAAACAATAGAATTTGATGAAATGGAACCTAAAGAGATAGCAGTCAAATGTACTATTGATCCACATGTTGTCATTAGTAAAGAAATGGAAAAATCAGTTACTTTGAATCATGAGTGGAACTCTAGAAAACCAGCTAGAAGACCTTCTAGTGCAAAG CCTCCAGTACCCAAGAAGCCCACAGAAGGTGAAGGTCATGACAGACCAGGGTCAAGGCTGGGGtttgttgccatggaaactgACCTTTCACCAAGAGAGGGCACAGAAAATAAACCAAAG AGGCCCACATCTGCCCCAGTGTCTCATAAACCAGTCTCAGCATCGCTCAAAAACAAGCAGGTGAAAGACAGGCTGCTACAAGAGCGCCGGGAGAAGCAGGCAAGGTCTTCAGCCGGGGAGCAGTTGTCTAGTCCAGTTAAGACAAGGTCAACATCTGGAGACGTGCAGTCTTGTTCAGTTGAGACATCAGAAGACCAGCATTCCGGTCGGGCTGAGACACTGTCCATATCCGGTCCAAGTGACATCCTGGGGCAGACGTCAGTCAGTAAGAAGGTGTCACAGAGAGAGAAGGAGGAGAGGGAGAGGGTCATAGACAATCTGCTGGACAGAACCAAAACACTGGTGGATGAAGAGGAGAAAAATGAG AATGTTGAGGTTCCTGACCCTACACCCGAAACAAAAAAACGAAAACCTCGCCCTATGTCTGCACATGTTGGTTCAATTGACAC CTGTCAAGGCCATTCTAGGAAAGTGACCACGCCGGTTGGAAAGCGACCAATGTCGACTTCTGCTGCAAAAAATGATA GGCACTACGCATCATACGCCCGGACTGGCTCAGCAGGCTTACGAGCCAAGAGACCGTCGTCAGGGAAACACAAGGTCACCCTCACCAAACCAGTCATCATCACTAGCAACACTCCATACTTT GAGGAGGAGACGGAGGAAGACATTGCATGTCAGGAACTGGAGAGAAAACTGGCTGAGAAAGGAGTCAGTGTGTCTGCTGCCACTCTGCAGAG GGCCCTGTACCCTCCATCAGGGAGGACCAAGTATTACCAGATATCTGCTGACCTGCCCAGAAAGCCTTCATTGAC TCTTCTAAGTCACCCAAAGACGTGGCTTCCAGAGGAGTACAAGCAGCTGCAGAGAGCTGAAAAGAACTTGG CACGAGCCAATGAAATCATGTTCCTCAAAGAGAAGGCAGAGAAACGACGTGCATATCTGGCCTCCTTAACTGAAGAGCAGAAAAAGAAACTAAAGAAAAGGAAGGGTAAAAAGGGAGGAAAGAAACTGAGGAGAAGCAAGACTACTTTATGA
- the LOC127843569 gene encoding uncharacterized protein LOC127843569 isoform X1, producing MDFHYDTFIEDEAVDECDQIRAVTKKLKLKRVNVEEKKETWLNTASVTLANLDKVKPSVYNFGLADPQDLKATNLSQRKPKDVNLGEGTGPELNNNSDSSRALKAWGSNHSVPELINQYTSATPALPKPLRPASAKYSNGRLRPPSGKRPRPQSAKATVEDGIVSENLFGATKQRRKYIIVKGAKYDPNGRPPKGVPQSHGLGWVGPPAGLKYPDRPPDGKSWTMELPLEDDLHGEQGQGHMGGPSITAFNHEVPPAPHGTPEPSSPEPLEKTKRIFELYIGDPYKTSTDHAENDADLYESSDDEDLFLPASPVNLADQYVNHNEHTTPGHASSQQTANQRESLRLELPTADDDYDEIDEVDTERLLAEAESVSQQFDLQSIIAANRNLQANQNQSAVNSSTHLQQSTNQNEPDSNHYSTGKESPSLDENTSKKKAEELVSEIIHENGLQFDKKAKYCNPDKGRHERSGVKFNEDVTTVNITPRNMGRKVEDLHHSKKKQGHHKPDNFVDLIEIKNRIEPVLSTGKAEFSERENLSPKSKPSIQPRPPSGKQCSPLSDANRVQPSQSNLKKSGVHHLTATNGLGQNKQPMQNRPRSAPLNRSAKPITTVTVDYGEIEPKVEEKPKGDKKKVRKTRDDVLTMMEALSMDESDSNAFLKSVLEKKAKNQYIVANKELLKQHSNETSATNLVSAPIVYKSDPEKNYYEISRHSSLSHADTDLRGEEQNIPSGTVIKTTKTIEFDEMEPKEIAVKCTIDPHVVISKEMEKSVTLNHEWNSRKPARRPSSAKPPVPKKPTEGEGHDRPGSRLGFVAMETDLSPREGTENKPKRPTSAPVSHKPVSASLKNKQVKDRLLQERREKQARSSAGEQLSSPVKTRSTSGDVQSCSVETSEDQHSGRAETLSISGPSDILGQTSVSKKVSQREKEERERVIDNLLDRTKTLVDEEEKNENVEVPDPTPETKKRKPRPMSAHVGSIDTCQGHSRKVTTPVGKRPMSTSAAKNDRHYASYARTGSAGLRAKRPSSGKHKVTLTKPVIITSNTPYFEEETEEDIACQELERKLAEKGVSVSAATLQRALYPPSGRTKYYQISADLPRKPSLTLLSHPKTWLPEEYKQLQRAEKNLARANEIMFLKEKAEKRRAYLASLTEEQKKKLKKRKGKKGGKKLRRSKTTL from the exons ttgaaattaaAGCGTGTGAATGTAGAGGAAAAGAAAGAG ACTTGGCTGAACACGGCTTCTGTGACCTTGGCAAATTTAGACAAAGTGAAACCTAGTGTGTACAACTTTGGTTTGGCCGATCCCCAGGATCTGAAGGCCACCAACCTTTCACAGAGGAAACCCAAGGATGTCAATTTAGGGGAGGGGACTGGGCCAGAGTTGAACAATAATAGTGACTCAAGCAGGGCTTTGAAGGCATG GGGAAGCAACCATTCTGTGCCGGAACTTATCAACCAGTATACGTCTGCTACACCAGCCCTGCCCAAGCCTTTGCGACCAGCCAGTGCTAAATATAGTAACGGCAGACTCCGCCCACCGAGCGGGAAGAGGCCACGGCCCCAGAGTGCCAAGGCAACTGTGGAAGATGGGATTGTGTCAGAAAACTTATTTGGTG CAACTAAACAGAGAAGGAAATATATCATTG TGAAAGGAGCGAAGTATGACCCGAATGGTCGGCCTCCCAAGGGTGTGCCCCAGAGTCATGGGCTGGGCTGGGTGGGACCCCCAGCAGGGCTCAAATACCCGGACAGACCACCGGATG GCAAGAGCTGGACCATGGAGCTGCCATTAGAAGATGACCTTCATGGTgagcaaggtcaaggtcatatgggCGGACCCTCTATCACAGCCTTCAATCACGAGGTGCCCCCAGCCCCACATGGCACACCTGAGCCCTCCTCACCAGAACCACTTGAAAA AACCAAGAGAATATTTGAGCTGTACATTGGTGACCCTTACAAGACCTCCACTGACCATGCAGAAAATGATGCAGACTTGTATGAAAGCTCTGATGATGAGGACCTGTTTCTTCCAGCTTCACCTGTTAATCTAGCAGATCAATATGTCAATCACAATGAGCACACCACCCCTGGACACGCCTCCAGTCAACAGACAGCCAATCAGCGGGAGTCTTTGAGACTGGAACTGCCcactgctgatgatgattatgatgagaTTGATGAGGTGGACACTGAAAG attattgGCTGAAGCAGAATCAGTTTCCCAGCAGTTTGACCTTCAGAGTATCATAGCTGCAAACAGGAATCTCCAAGCCAATCAGAATCAGTCTGCAGTGAATAGCTCCACCCACCTTCAACAGTCAACCAATCAGAATGAACCAGACAGCAATCATTATTCAACTGGAAAGGAAAGTCCTTCCTTGGATGAAAATACTAGCAAGAAAAAAGCAGAGGAGCTTGTAAGTGAGATCATACATGAGAATGGGTTACAATTTGACAAGAAGGCAAAATATTGTAATCCTGACAAAGGTCGACATGAAAGGTCAGGGGTCAAATTCAACGAGGATGTGACTACAGTGAACATCACACCAAGGAACATGGGCAGAAAAGTGGAGGACCTCCATCACAGCAAAAAGAAACAGGGCCACCATAAACCTGACAATTTTGTGGATCTTATTGAAATCAAAAACAGGATTGAACCAGTGTTGAGCACAGGTAAAGCAGAATTCTCTGAGAGAGAAAATCTTTCACCAAAGTCCAAACCAAGCATTCAGCCTAGACCTCCTTCTGGTAAGCAATGCTCACCACTCAGTGACGCAAATCGTGTCCAGCCCTCACAAAGTAACTTAAAAAAGAGTGGTGTTCACCATCTGACTGCAACAAATGGACTGGGCCAAAATAAACAGCCAATGCAGAACAGGCCTAGATCTGCACCATTGAACCGCTCAGCAAAACCCATAACTACAGTAACTGTTGACTATGGGGAAATAGAACCCAAAGTAGAGGAAAAACCCAAAGGTGACAAAAAGAAAGTTAGAAAAACAAGGGATGATGTTTTAACCATGATGGAAGCACTGTCCATGGATGAAAGTGATTCAAATGCATTTCTTAAATCAGTACTTGAGAAGAAGGCCAAAAATCAGTATATAGTTGCAAATAAAGAGTTGTTAAAGCAGCACTCCAATGAAACTTCTGCAACTAATTTAGTTAGTGCTCCAATTGTGTACAAATCAGATCCTGAGAAAAACTACTACGAAATTTCAAGACATTCAAGTTTATCTCATGCTGACACAGATCTGAGAGGAGAGGAACAAAACATACCAAGTGGTACAGTTATCAAGACTACAAAAACAATAGAATTTGATGAAATGGAACCTAAAGAGATAGCAGTCAAATGTACTATTGATCCACATGTTGTCATTAGTAAAGAAATGGAAAAATCAGTTACTTTGAATCATGAGTGGAACTCTAGAAAACCAGCTAGAAGACCTTCTAGTGCAAAG CCTCCAGTACCCAAGAAGCCCACAGAAGGTGAAGGTCATGACAGACCAGGGTCAAGGCTGGGGtttgttgccatggaaactgACCTTTCACCAAGAGAGGGCACAGAAAATAAACCAAAG AGGCCCACATCTGCCCCAGTGTCTCATAAACCAGTCTCAGCATCGCTCAAAAACAAGCAGGTGAAAGACAGGCTGCTACAAGAGCGCCGGGAGAAGCAGGCAAGGTCTTCAGCCGGGGAGCAGTTGTCTAGTCCAGTTAAGACAAGGTCAACATCTGGAGACGTGCAGTCTTGTTCAGTTGAGACATCAGAAGACCAGCATTCCGGTCGGGCTGAGACACTGTCCATATCCGGTCCAAGTGACATCCTGGGGCAGACGTCAGTCAGTAAGAAGGTGTCACAGAGAGAGAAGGAGGAGAGGGAGAGGGTCATAGACAATCTGCTGGACAGAACCAAAACACTGGTGGATGAAGAGGAGAAAAATGAG AATGTTGAGGTTCCTGACCCTACACCCGAAACAAAAAAACGAAAACCTCGCCCTATGTCTGCACATGTTGGTTCAATTGACAC CTGTCAAGGCCATTCTAGGAAAGTGACCACGCCGGTTGGAAAGCGACCAATGTCGACTTCTGCTGCAAAAAATGATA GGCACTACGCATCATACGCCCGGACTGGCTCAGCAGGCTTACGAGCCAAGAGACCGTCGTCAGGGAAACACAAGGTCACCCTCACCAAACCAGTCATCATCACTAGCAACACTCCATACTTT GAGGAGGAGACGGAGGAAGACATTGCATGTCAGGAACTGGAGAGAAAACTGGCTGAGAAAGGAGTCAGTGTGTCTGCTGCCACTCTGCAGAG GGCCCTGTACCCTCCATCAGGGAGGACCAAGTATTACCAGATATCTGCTGACCTGCCCAGAAAGCCTTCATTGAC TCTTCTAAGTCACCCAAAGACGTGGCTTCCAGAGGAGTACAAGCAGCTGCAGAGAGCTGAAAAGAACTTGG CACGAGCCAATGAAATCATGTTCCTCAAAGAGAAGGCAGAGAAACGACGTGCATATCTGGCCTCCTTAACTGAAGAGCAGAAAAAGAAACTAAAGAAAAGGAAGGGTAAAAAGGGAGGAAAGAAACTGAGGAGAAGCAAGACTACTTTATGA